The Dama dama isolate Ldn47 chromosome 3, ASM3311817v1, whole genome shotgun sequence genome has a segment encoding these proteins:
- the ARF3 gene encoding ADP-ribosylation factor 3, whose amino-acid sequence MGNIFGNLLKSLIGKKEMRILMVGLDAAGKTTILYKLKLGEIVTTIPTIGFNVETVEYKNISFTVWDVGGQDKIRPLWRHYFQNTQGLIFVVDSNDRERVNEAREELMRMLAEDELRDAVLLVFANKQDLPNAMNAAEITDKLGLHSLRHRNWYIQATCATSGDGLYEGLDWLANQLKNKK is encoded by the exons ATGGGTAACATCTTTGGAAACCTTCTCAAGAGCCTGATTGGGAAGAAGGAGATGCGCATTCTGATGGTGGGCCTGGATGCCGCAGGAAAGACCACCATTCTGTACAAGCTGAAACTGGGCGAGATCGTCACCACCATCCCCACCATTG GGTTCAATGTGGAGACAGTGGAGTACAAGAACATCAGCTTCACAGTTTGGGATGTGGGTGGCCAGGACAAGATTCGGCCTCTCTGGAGACACTACTTCCAGAACACCCAAG GGTTGATATTTGTGGTCGACAGCAATGATCGAGAGCGAGTAAATGAGGCCCGGGAGGAGCTGATGAGGAtgctggcagaggatgagctCCGGGATGCTGTGCTCCTTGTCTTTGCAAACAAACAG GATTTGCCTAATGCCATGAATGCTGCTGAGATCACAGACAAGTTGGGTCTGCATTCCCTGCGCCACCGCAACTGGTACATTCAGGCCACCTGTGCCACCAGCGGGGACGGGCTGTACGAAGGCCTGGACTGGCTGGCCAATCAGCTCAAAAACAAGAAGTGA